gtcgctaaattcATTAGCGATGGAATTGGCGGCGGAAATTATGTCGTCGCTAAATTGCTCGTCGCAAAATTTTAACGATggaatttagtgacggaaatttaTCGACGGAATTCGTGACGGAGTAGCGACGGAATATTAGCGACGGAATAATTTTGCGACGACATATAGCGGCGGATTAGTCATTGCCAAATTAGCGACGAACTATATGTCGTCGCTAATTGGCATCGCCTTTATCGACGGATATTCTGTCGCTaatcaattaataatttttttccttatatttaatattattacgATATAATTTTAGCGACGGACATTCCGTCGATAAGTAATTAAATaatgtttcttttattatttttaataataatataatattacttCAACGACGGAATTGTAACAAAATTCCGACGCAAAactataaatttgattttctgaAAAAGTGTAattattgaaaattgaaaaatagaaTCAATTTTGTGACAAAATATTTCTTTcgttaatatttttaattattttacaatatttagtttctatattttaatattttctaaattattatcaataatataattaatattattaaattaagatacttatattaaaatgacaaaaaataatttaaaataagtaaaaattatataaaaatatctccATAACAGATTGTCAATTATCTTAAATTAAAACAGGtataacaaaataaattcaaccaACCAGgttgaacaaaaacaaaacaaattcaacCACTTAGGCTGAACAAAACAAATTCAACTACCCGAGAATCTCATTctcatcctcatcttcatcttcatcgtcatcatcctcatcatcatccaCAGCATCATCATTATTATCGCGGTCATCGACGGGGCCAACACCAGGGGTTTGCATAGCAAACTGAGCACATATATTCTGCATCATCTGACTTTGTGCAAgcatctttttttcttgttcaatcATCCTCTGGTCTTGTGACTCTAACCGTTGCTCCAAGTTAACAATCGTATGTCGCTGATCTAAAAGTTGCTCATGTAACTCGGCGTTCATCCGAGCCACGCGCTCCTCCATCTCCTGCTGGCTATACTGAGACTGTGATCCGAAGGAGGGAGATGATGAGTAGCGCAAACGACGCGACTCTGATCCAAGACCGTAAACACGACCTTTCTTGTTGTACCCCCCAACCGCCTCTATGAATATTGAAGTCTCATCCGCTGGCTGAAAAGCTGTCTCGCTACCAGCATCAGAGCTCAATGATCGAGAAGCCATCAACCTATTGTAGTCATCCtatattaaaagtaaaaaattaatataatatttaattcatGATAAGGGATCGATAACAGTGTGTGAAATATACAATATCTGGTGAAAAAAGTTACTAGCATAGCTTATGCTCAAAGATCATCACAaagtaaatattatattatatatattcaaattgtATATCTATCTTATATATAAGTTGAGAATGAAGGTATTGtaaattaaaagaaatcaaataacAGAATTTTACATAAAATAACGTGAGTCTACAATAGAAACAAAGATCAGTAGAAAATCAAGTAATAAAGTAATGTGAGTCTAAGTTTATAATCAAGTAATAAAGTAAtgggttgtttttttcttttgaaagcgTTAAACCTTGAAGTTCAATGCACAAGTAGTATAGTGAACACAAACTACTCACCACTACTCACATCTCCACATAcagtataatatttttatacaaACAAACTCCCTTGCAACATAGCAGACAACTCTAATGGAtcagacaaagaaaaaaaaaatatgcatgcTAACATTATAATGCACCTGCCAGAGAGACTCAAAGATAATGTTGGGCTTCTTTGTGACCATTAATCGGTGCAAACAGAACATAAAACACATATCATGCTGCAACAAATATAAAGtgcattgatttttatttatgacaGCAACTgatgataaaatatatattacttaCCACAGCTTTTGTTGCTCGTGTATCGACGAGATCTTGCGTACCCTTTTTCTGATGGGTACGAAGAAAGAGCTCAATACTGGTGGGTTCCCGACCTAATTCTTCTAGCTGCAATGCAAGTTAAAAGGTaagtcaaattttattttatattagacTCATCATTGAAATATaaactttattaaaaattataatttttaccaaTCTCTTATAATGCTCTGAGTGTGAAATAGAGCCGCCAGTATGAGTGGTCCCACCAGCGCTAGAGGAGCGGTTCATCTTTCCCTTCTCCCTTTTCTTCACATACTCTGGATCCACCCAAATCTCACGAAGTTGACCTCTAATGCTCTCAGAAATCCATTCACCAATGTCATCCCCCTTCCGAACCTTCTCCATCATTCCCCGGAATAACCCCGCATTCTTCCTATTCCACACTTTTATTACTTCACACTCATTTGCAGGATCCCATCTAAAATTTTTctgcaaaatataaaaattcagtgaacataaattatcatatattaattaaaggaaaaaatttTGTAAGATAATTATACTTAGTGTGAACTCCTCAAAATATATATCCTTTTGCTCTTGAGGAACACTCTTCCATGTGTTGCAAAGATGCTTGTACTTGCTCTTCAAAATCTTAGTCATCCTCCTATGAATGGAAGAAGGctcaaaactaaaaattaaaaagaagaacATATTAGTAGCGTCAATATTTATGTAATTGAGgtataaaaaataagctagGTAATGAAAAATGTACTTACGCAGAGTCGGTATATGGTCGTATCCAGATTTTATGATCCATATCTGTCGCCCCAGCCTGCTGGGATGAGGCACCAGCTGCTTGCGTGTCTGTTGGCGGGATATTGGTGGTGGGTGTAGGTGGGGTAGGGGGCATGTTTTGAGGGAAGAAGGGCGATGATGGATGCTGCGTCCACATCTCAGAGGTGTATAAATGAGGAGGTGATATCCTGTGTGGATAGGATGCGATATGCGGGTGAAGTGAATTGACAGAGGAGGGAGATGCGGATGTGCTGTGAGGCGAAGTATGATCCACTGACAATCTATTGGATCCAGGTTGATGATGATAACGACCTCAACCTCGACTAGATGGAAGATGACTACGATCGCTGGTCTGCTCCCTAGACATCTACAGTTAAACAACACCAAAATTTAAAACATGGTAAGAAAAGATGCCGCTACTTGGAGTGCAATGGCTACTgtatataaaaataacaaaatgcaTCAGAGAATTGTTGGCATGACTTTTGAATCATATTaccaagtgtttttttttaataaaaattatgcttCTTTGTAACGCATTTGCAAACAAATATTGGATTCTAAAGTCAAAGCCCTTTTCATGAATTGTTGACATGACTTTTGAAGACTCAATTCCAGCCATTACAAAAGCTAGAATCCAAACTTCAAAACAACAGCAAAAGGGCCCAAGGAAGGAGGCGCCGTAATATAAGGAAGGCACAATAATAATCCAACGAAAAAGTCATACAATATGCATTAGATCGAAAGAAATAATTTATCAGTGAAAAAGGCACAATAAGAGATTAGATCTAAAAATCCCTAAATATGACATCTAGGAACCCTAGCATAAAGAAACTCCAGATATGATATTGTAGAAAGAAATTGGACCAATTAGATTCAAATGGTCTATAATCTCAATTAATCAGTGCATAGGATCATGAAAGCAAGAACATCGAACTTTCACTTACCTCAACCAACAAAAGTAACACAATAATTACCGTTCGTTCTCTGGTTATACACGGTCGGTGGTGGACGGTGATCTCAGTCGTGGGTGGTGGCTTCAGTGGTTAACCGTTGCTGCAGTGGTGAATGGCTGTGGGTAGTGGTGGATGGTGAGGGGCTGAGGGCAGTGGTGGGAGGTGAgaacagagagagaaaagaaagaacaaggaCGACTTCGTGCGAAATAGCTTATTTTTATTGCCTCTGacctttttttttgcttaataaTAGCAACACAAAATAGTTCGTTGCCATTCAAATTTCATTCGTGACGGAAATTGATAGTCCGTCGCTATTCGAATTTCATTAGTGACGAAACTTTTGTCCGTCTCTATTCAAATAACATTAGCGACAAGAgtataatatttttcttctaaatAAGATTTGTTGTTGTataatgattttaaaattttttgaatttgtataaaataaattaaattataagtaaagaatttttttaacttctaaattttcattttttattatataatgattttttaataattttctctttatctacaagaaattaaataataagtAACATACAGTAACGTCTTTGTTTCTACTTCTAAATTCATAAGATAATTAtataatgatttttaaaattttttctttgtCTACAAGCATTTAAATAATAAGTAAAGTATTGAAAAATAAGCAAATACACATTATTAATCATCTTCATAACATTCTTCATAATTTTCTGACTCTTCCTCTGTCTCCGAATCATACGATTGcaattcttcatcatcttcatcattctCTTCCTCAATCATTAATTGTCTTGTAGAGTATTCGTCCAGAACTTCCTCGGGTTCAGCTTCATTGTCTACTAGAGAATCCAATTGGTCAGTGTCTAGTCTAACTGGCTCAACTGGAACTTCATCATCTTGAAAGGCATCATCGACTTGATTTGATTGTCCAGTAATTGTGTGCCTGGCTTTTGTCTTAATCACGGCCAACCAATCTTGTCGATCACGTATCCCTTATGGATAAGGAGCAAAGTAAACTTGCTCCGCTTGTTGTgcaattataaatggatcaaaCTTGTTGTACCTTCCTCTATGTTTAACCTCGACAAGACCATTATGTTTATGGATTCGCATACCTCGATTAGGAGTTGGGTCGAACCACTCACaattaaaaagaataattttCTTTATCGGTAGTCCTGTTAATTCCAATTGAACAATCTCTTTCAGTACTCCATAGTAGTCATTTTCTGATTGTCCATAATCGGTCCCCCGTATGCATACACCGTTATTGATTGTTGACTTGCCTTCGCTCCTCGCATCGGTGTCGAATTTGTATCCATTGACGTAACACATATGCCAAATCTCAACACTCCTCAATGGTCCTCTTGCCACACTTCGTACTATGTCATCGGTTATCCCATTCTGTGGCTCATGAAccttaaacatgaaaaatacaggTTAATCagcatatattattttattttattaaaactaTGTCATTTTATTAAAACTATGTCATTTTATTATAATAAGCTAATACTTACGTATTGTCTGAACCATGATGCAAAACCTATCTCAATTTGATAGTCGATTGCATCGTCATTCAATGCTGGCACTGATGCTCGCACGAAATTCGTGTACATGCtacaacaaattaaaaatatcatttaAAAATTCAGTTAGAGTATGATTactcaacaaatttttttaacaatttataATAACTTACTTGATAAAAGGTTGGACAATGTCACAATTCAGAAATAAGTATAATGTTGCTGCACTGTATTCTCTGTCAGTGAGGTAGCGCCTACCAGCTGGTCCAACAAGACGACCAGGTTGATTGAAGATTGAAATTCGAGGATACTCTTGATTGGAGATAAACATCGATTCTGCTCTTCGGATTTTGGGGACCTGGAATGATTACTGTCAGGAACATAAACTCCCTTTTCATGCACATCCCAGGAGGTAAAttataaggagtcaaaatgacTGGCCAACATGAGTAGTTCTTTCCAGATTGTCCAAAAGGAGTGAAACCATCTGCACATAAACCTAATCTTATGTTCCGCGGTTCTGAAGTAAAATCTTGATATGTTTGATCAAAGTGCttccatgcttctccatcaGAAGGATGACACAACATGTCGGCCTCACTTTGATGCTCATAATGCCACCTCATCTCTTTTGCTGTCACTGTTGAACTAAAAAGTCGCTGAAGCCTGGGAATTAGTGGTAGGTACCACATACGTTTAATCGGAATCTCCTTGAAATTTCCACGTCCAGTTCTCCGTGGTTTGTAACGGTCTGCCTCGCAAAATTTGCACTGCTTCTCATTTGCGTCGTCTTTATAGAATATCATACAACCATTTGTACAACAATCGATTCGTTGATACCCAAGTCCAAGCTTAGACACCGACTTCTTGGTTTGATAGAAATTTACAGGCATCCTATTATCTGTAGGCATCGTCTCTTTCATAAGGTGGACGACATCATCGAAACAACCCTGCGGCATATTGTAATCAGCTTTAATGCTTAAAAGCCTCATCGCAGCAGACAACTCTGAGTGCGACTTGCATCCATCCCACAATGGAGCTTGGGCAGCagacaacatgtcaaagaaacCTTGCGCATCGGGATTAGGAGGTTCCGGCACAAACTGTTGGTTGTAATTATCTCCTTGTAATAACTCATCCCTAACCGATGGTCCAGCAGCATCCATTACCATCTGCtcgtatggattgaaattagcTTGATCACCATCTTGCCAGTAATAATTTGCAGCATCTTCTGGCACATCAACAGCCGCTACATGGGGAATGTTCGACATTTCTTCACCATGAGAAGTCCAATAATAATATCCGGGCTGAAAACCTTTTTTGTATAGGTGCATCCTTATATCATCCAAACTCCGAAATCGTATGCATTTGCACTTCATACATGGACACCTTATCTTTCCTGTATTTTcaaattctgaattttttttgcttGCATAATCAATGAACTCCTCCACCCCACTCAAGAACTCATCAGTAATTCCCACCCGACCGGGTCCAACTCTGTTGTACATCCACGTCCGATACTTAGGCACTtccataataaataaaaaacaaaatgtgaACGGAAGAATAAGAAAGAGGGGTAGCAAGGAAGATGAATGGGATGGAGAGattaaaaaatgagagagaatggAGCTAAGAAAATGCAAAGATGAGAGAAGGGTGCAACTGGCAATGAAGACATAAAGAAAGATTTTCtgtataaaaaattaaagacgAAATTTAGGGGtagcaaagaagaagaatgggatGAAGAGattaaaaaatgagagagaatggAGTTAAGAGAATGCAAACATGAAAGAATGGTGCAACTGACAATGAAGACCTAAAGAAAGTTTTCTGTATAaaaaaattagtgacggaatttcaATTCCGTTGCTAAttgtgcaagaaaaaaaatcttctgAATATTGTCAGAATAATCAATGCTGAAGAATCAATTTTTATGTCCTTACGTCCTTATAAAGCAAAATTTTATGTCCTAGATGTTAGTATAAAGCAAATTGATTTCTTTAGATAAAGCTGATTTAGCGACGGAATCTAGTTTCCATCGCTAAAGTTAGTGACGGAAAGTACAATCCGTCACTAATTCAACCAAATATGCCAAAAAAACTTTTTGACAGAAGTCAGTGTACGAAAATTTAGCAACGGAAATTATATTCCGTCGCTAATGTTGGCGACGACAATTGTATTCCATCGTTAACTTCGTAAAATTGAATGatattttaattcaattgtCAGTGTACGGAATATTTGCGACGGACATATTAGTCCGTCGCTAAAATTGTGACGAAAAATAAGTTCCGTCGCTAAAATTGTGACAGAAATCCAAT
The window above is part of the Tripterygium wilfordii isolate XIE 37 chromosome 3, ASM1340144v1, whole genome shotgun sequence genome. Proteins encoded here:
- the LOC119995187 gene encoding glutamic acid-rich protein-like, with amino-acid sequence MASRSLSSDAGSETAFQPADETSIFIEAVGGYNKKGRVYGLGSESRRLRYSSSPSFGSQSQYSQQEMEERVARMNAELHEQLLDQRHTIVNLEQRLESQDQRMIEQEKKMLAQSQMMQNICAQFAMQTPGVGPVDDRDNNDDAVDDDEDDDDEDEDEDENEILG